The Dethiosulfovibrio peptidovorans DSM 11002 genome has a window encoding:
- the cas6 gene encoding CRISPR-associated endoribonuclease Cas6, with protein sequence MRLDLHLVPKRGKTIKLPKENLYMVQAMLYGLFEKSFAEALHDVGFKHDKRRFKLFAFSWPKGQGRPRLDGGYISFTAPLTVVVTSPMNRILEQISGGALCGGDLRLGQNELECSDVKVHRPKVEGNSLKIKALSPITCYTTDPAEEGKKGYVRYHRPDEDEFVRQIDGNLRKKFSLMYPSKEIPADPIGLTPLEDPRKQVGLFRPKDTVPIVGYWGRYRLEGPQELLQLAVDAGIGAKNPGGWGCLEVPER encoded by the coding sequence ATGCGTTTGGATTTGCATTTGGTGCCTAAAAGGGGAAAGACCATAAAACTCCCCAAGGAGAACCTCTACATGGTGCAGGCCATGCTCTACGGTCTTTTTGAAAAATCCTTCGCCGAAGCTCTTCACGACGTGGGGTTCAAGCACGATAAAAGGCGTTTCAAACTCTTCGCTTTCTCATGGCCGAAGGGGCAGGGACGACCTCGGTTGGATGGTGGGTACATAAGTTTCACCGCCCCTCTTACCGTGGTGGTCACCTCTCCTATGAACAGAATCCTGGAGCAGATCTCCGGAGGGGCACTCTGTGGGGGAGATCTGAGGTTAGGTCAGAACGAGCTGGAGTGTTCGGACGTCAAGGTCCATCGTCCCAAGGTCGAGGGCAACTCGCTGAAGATCAAGGCTCTTTCTCCCATAACCTGCTACACCACCGATCCCGCCGAGGAGGGCAAAAAGGGCTACGTCAGATATCATCGGCCCGACGAGGACGAATTTGTCAGGCAGATAGACGGCAACTTGAGGAAAAAATTCTCCCTTATGTATCCCTCCAAGGAGATACCGGCAGATCCCATAGGCCTCACTCCATTGGAGGATCCAAGAAAACAGGTTGGGCTATTTCGCCCGAAGGATACAGTTCCCATAGTAGGTTATTGGGGACGGTACAGGCTGGAAGGCCCGCAGGAACTTCTTCAGTTGGCCGTCGACGCCGGGATAGGTGCCAAAAACCCCGGTGGCTGGGGATGCCTGGAGGTTCCGGAGAGGTGA
- a CDS encoding TM1802 family CRISPR-associated protein, translating into MNFDFFDGFSDPYMKTDSGKGIFVAGIVLGMVARGQGGGQDVDGTPLFKQLNFGRIKKRDIAKHMSRVPELVGAYRLKYGRLINALAAQGGELLLAGNEREIGVDGNFAFSVAFLNANKYFWSIFKSDAKDMDDDQVDMKGDN; encoded by the coding sequence ATGAATTTCGACTTTTTTGACGGATTTTCCGATCCCTACATGAAAACCGACAGCGGAAAAGGAATTTTCGTCGCAGGGATAGTGTTGGGAATGGTGGCTAGGGGTCAAGGCGGCGGGCAGGACGTGGACGGAACTCCTCTCTTTAAACAGCTGAATTTCGGCAGGATAAAGAAAAGAGACATAGCGAAGCATATGTCCCGGGTCCCCGAGCTTGTCGGAGCATATCGACTCAAATACGGTAGGCTCATAAACGCCCTTGCAGCCCAAGGTGGGGAATTGCTGTTGGCGGGCAACGAGAGGGAGATTGGCGTAGACGGCAACTTCGCCTTTTCCGTGGCTTTCCTCAACGCCAACAAGTATTTTTGGTCTATTTTTAAGAGCGATGCCAAGGATATGGATGACGATCAGGTCGATATGAAAGGAGATAACTAA
- a CDS encoding Synerg-CTERM sorting domain-containing protein yields MNKRSLFAVAVVAFVLTASVSWAVEPYLARGNWYFSGKGTGTVAGSSETITATITGTAVVISTGEAGDEWITNFSERSTWRLSSTNGYSNTYTLSENIPMSYHNTDNRYVFSDSGLTWDCTILDENTATMTCKGTTVIDGYRATVNIKYNASRNATPDIPDTPSPSSSGGDSGGGCSVGAFSPLLGLLLVPLVLLRR; encoded by the coding sequence GTGAATAAGCGCAGTCTTTTCGCCGTCGCCGTCGTGGCCTTCGTGTTGACCGCCTCGGTGTCTTGGGCCGTGGAGCCCTATCTGGCCCGGGGAAACTGGTATTTCTCCGGCAAGGGCACCGGAACCGTCGCGGGGTCCTCTGAAACCATCACCGCCACCATCACCGGTACCGCCGTGGTCATTTCCACCGGCGAGGCCGGAGACGAATGGATCACCAATTTCTCCGAACGGTCCACCTGGAGGCTCTCCAGCACCAACGGCTACAGCAACACCTACACCCTCAGCGAGAACATCCCCATGAGCTACCATAACACCGACAATCGCTACGTTTTCTCCGACAGTGGGCTCACCTGGGACTGTACCATCCTCGACGAGAACACCGCCACCATGACCTGCAAGGGAACCACCGTCATAGATGGATACAGGGCTACGGTCAATATCAAGTACAACGCCAGCAGGAACGCCACTCCCGATATCCCCGACACGCCGTCTCCCTCTTCATCCGGAGGCGACAGCGGTGGAGGATGCTCCGTAGGGGCCTTCTCGCCTCTTCTGGGGTTGTTGCTCGTCCCGCTCGTCCTTTTGCGTCGCTAG
- the cas7b gene encoding type I-B CRISPR-associated protein Cas7/Csh2, whose product MSFNGRREYLFVYTVKDANPNGDPLDANSPRREEETGQIMVSDVRVKRTVRDQWIREGKEVFVDGETKTLNARVDEIKKRFSVSTGREALANCIDTRLFGVTFALGKESFSWTGPVQFKWGRSLHRAEPKLVQGTAAFTTGEGKEQRSFRNEYIVPFVVIADYGIANQYASSQTGATDDDLDCLRESLWKGTINLITRSKVGHCPRFLLEVSYMDGFDGAVGSMDEKVELKNPDGSPMSEDQQLALRAPDSCSMDISRLAGKLVAREKDVRKIRVITDKEIPVVGLDELCDTFGERIVIETR is encoded by the coding sequence ATGAGCTTTAACGGCAGACGGGAATATCTTTTCGTTTATACGGTGAAGGACGCTAACCCCAACGGAGATCCTTTGGACGCCAACAGCCCCAGAAGGGAGGAGGAGACGGGGCAGATAATGGTATCCGACGTCAGGGTGAAAAGGACCGTAAGGGACCAGTGGATCAGGGAGGGTAAAGAGGTTTTCGTTGACGGAGAGACCAAGACCCTTAATGCCAGGGTGGACGAAATCAAGAAGCGCTTTTCCGTCTCCACCGGAAGGGAGGCTCTCGCTAACTGTATAGACACCAGGCTTTTTGGGGTTACTTTCGCACTTGGGAAAGAGTCTTTTTCCTGGACTGGCCCTGTTCAGTTCAAGTGGGGAAGGTCCCTCCACAGGGCCGAGCCTAAGCTGGTTCAGGGAACCGCTGCCTTCACCACCGGAGAGGGAAAGGAGCAGAGGTCTTTCCGAAACGAATATATCGTCCCCTTTGTGGTTATCGCGGACTACGGTATCGCTAACCAATACGCCTCCTCTCAGACCGGGGCCACAGACGACGATCTGGACTGCCTCAGAGAGTCTCTATGGAAGGGAACCATAAACCTCATCACCAGGAGCAAGGTCGGTCACTGTCCCAGATTCCTCCTGGAGGTGTCCTACATGGACGGTTTTGACGGAGCGGTTGGGTCTATGGACGAAAAGGTCGAGCTGAAAAACCCCGATGGCAGCCCTATGTCGGAGGACCAGCAGCTCGCTCTGAGGGCTCCCGATAGCTGTTCTATGGACATCTCCCGCCTGGCTGGCAAACTTGTGGCGAGGGAGAAGGACGTGAGGAAAATCCGGGTGATCACCGATAAGGAAATTCCCGTCGTCGGCCTGGACGAACTTTGCGATACCTTCGGGGAGCGGATCGTTATAGAGACGAGGTGA
- a CDS encoding TM1802 family CRISPR-associated protein: MDAVRDLGLLASGSSTGEGLDSFLQLPLPIIDDEDRRGKVIRVWMRASDPDGDVLELEGISRIDLVDYMSGEGGLDDHKRKYLYRDPVGSNTTWGFSPIYKLGAPKGDLEARVVALVGIADDDGFLRWREDKDTRFFKLEKRVLGDYQLSGRFTQGSLDGILRDLESKVHEIAELWEDKKRSYILMFGLEKNGKYLYPGEANAFKGYFEDKFSKVSGDSGKAGKGKGEVRCSMCDQKGSSSVNLDKIFAFATFDKASFLPGLDKKSESKVFPICQGCFAALSSGREILDRAFTDRQTVRGLNLYVVPELTLGSDKLAMASEHTADFVRDGLKVEDKVFRRLARQDDSLVLHFLFWEKNQAQEILHLMVEDVPPSRLKRLEDLWIESYRHFLWNYMEKPVFDPKEIDLDVGLKVIYQVMTSLSGKNEQDKKVMVSRILDLLGRLLSGELVDVTGVKQLMVSRLYGLCSNPEWIRYGGSEMRKMSAVIDFLIRANRR; this comes from the coding sequence GTGGACGCAGTTAGGGATCTAGGGCTTTTAGCCTCAGGGAGTTCCACAGGGGAAGGGTTGGACAGCTTTCTCCAGCTTCCCTTGCCGATTATCGACGACGAGGACCGGAGAGGTAAGGTTATCCGAGTGTGGATGAGGGCTTCCGATCCCGATGGAGACGTGCTTGAACTGGAGGGGATCTCAAGGATCGATCTGGTGGACTATATGTCCGGGGAGGGGGGTCTCGACGATCACAAGAGAAAGTATCTTTACAGAGACCCTGTGGGATCCAATACGACCTGGGGTTTTTCACCGATCTATAAACTGGGTGCACCTAAGGGAGACCTTGAAGCTCGTGTCGTGGCATTGGTGGGCATTGCCGATGACGATGGGTTTTTGAGATGGAGGGAGGATAAGGACACAAGGTTCTTTAAGCTGGAAAAAAGGGTCTTGGGCGACTATCAGCTTTCAGGTAGATTTACGCAGGGATCTCTGGACGGGATCCTCAGGGACCTGGAGTCCAAAGTCCATGAGATAGCGGAACTATGGGAGGACAAAAAGCGATCCTACATCCTTATGTTTGGTCTGGAGAAAAACGGCAAATATCTTTACCCCGGGGAAGCCAATGCCTTTAAGGGCTACTTTGAGGATAAGTTCTCAAAAGTATCCGGAGATAGCGGTAAGGCAGGTAAGGGCAAGGGAGAGGTCCGATGTTCTATGTGCGATCAAAAAGGCTCCTCTTCCGTGAATTTGGATAAGATCTTCGCCTTTGCTACCTTCGATAAGGCCAGCTTTCTGCCTGGACTGGACAAGAAAAGCGAGAGCAAGGTGTTCCCTATCTGCCAGGGGTGTTTTGCCGCCCTCTCCTCGGGCAGGGAGATCCTGGATAGGGCCTTTACGGACAGACAGACCGTTAGAGGGCTGAACCTTTACGTTGTTCCAGAGCTTACTTTAGGGTCGGATAAACTGGCTATGGCTTCGGAGCATACCGCCGATTTCGTCAGAGACGGTCTAAAGGTAGAGGATAAGGTATTCAGAAGGTTGGCCAGACAGGACGATTCTCTGGTGCTCCACTTTCTCTTTTGGGAGAAAAATCAGGCCCAGGAGATACTTCACCTCATGGTGGAGGACGTTCCTCCCTCCAGGCTAAAAAGGCTAGAGGATCTGTGGATAGAGTCTTATCGCCACTTCCTGTGGAACTATATGGAAAAGCCTGTGTTCGATCCCAAGGAAATCGATCTGGATGTGGGGTTGAAGGTTATCTATCAGGTCATGACCTCTCTTTCAGGCAAAAACGAGCAGGACAAAAAGGTCATGGTGAGCAGGATATTGGATCTGCTTGGGCGACTTCTTTCAGGAGAGCTCGTCGACGTTACGGGGGTAAAGCAACTCATGGTGTCCAGGCTTTACGGGCTGTGCTCCAATCCCGAGTGGATTCGCTACGGCGGTAGCGAAATGCGGAAGATGTCTGCGGTGATAGACTTTTTGATCAGGGCGAACAGGAGGTAG